One segment of Arcanobacterium haemolyticum DSM 20595 DNA contains the following:
- a CDS encoding antitoxin — MSIFDKAKEALNSNKDILKSDKAEEISDMVLDKAEDAAKKVAGEKHSDKISQVRGTLDSKIGNE; from the coding sequence ATGTCGATTTTCGATAAGGCAAAAGAAGCCCTGAACAGCAACAAAGACATCCTCAAGAGTGACAAAGCTGAGGAAATTTCAGATATGGTCTTGGACAAGGCTGAAGATGCTGCCAAGAAAGTTGCTGGAGAAAAGCACTCCGATAAAATTTCTCAAGTTCGTGGCACGCTCGATTCCAAAATCGGAAATGAATAA